The Listeria welshimeri serovar 6b str. SLCC5334 genome has a window encoding:
- a CDS encoding T7SS effector LXG polymorphic toxin produces MSRIDIGEIRDFAFQLRAANQTGRKIIQGIKTTVTNYIEDGSLKGKAVESSKNYFQMTYIPLCDTIIEAMNESEERMKRYIQDFHDQVDPSPNAKIDADGLYELGQMIDRIESKKEALYQRMNSSTEGQMQVYRYQLATAYKQENILEKYLAFEQSHRAFFDHLTDLVQGIQQTVRELQSNIQFDSQTGSYDLSKLNFATVSRMRKTLGKASATDTTTYDFASYRKVKQGGMWILSKDGKVDIKATEAYNTANFNGELPKESNQATEEGELLKATLKSLKQNKDPITGQEISKAQSFGILTSLVFGYATKGYRGKKLTISKNTLIKLRQTDKTVIERVKKTSRIDYEEIVKKGSKMPKHIIVENKQSLPGKAMSNSSADLLNPDGSVKQRRYYDEKGRAKEDIDFNHSDDGTHEFPHRHEWDWDRKPPRKPSK; encoded by the coding sequence AAAGGGAAGGCTGTGGAATCATCAAAAAATTATTTTCAAATGACGTACATTCCACTCTGTGACACGATAATCGAGGCAATGAACGAGAGTGAAGAACGGATGAAGCGGTACATCCAGGACTTTCACGACCAAGTAGACCCTTCTCCTAATGCTAAAATTGATGCAGATGGTTTATACGAACTCGGCCAAATGATTGACCGCATTGAAAGTAAAAAAGAAGCACTGTACCAACGAATGAACAGCAGTACAGAAGGCCAAATGCAAGTTTATCGTTACCAGTTAGCAACCGCATATAAGCAGGAAAATATTTTAGAGAAATATTTGGCTTTTGAACAAAGTCATAGGGCTTTTTTCGACCATTTGACGGATCTAGTGCAAGGTATCCAGCAGACTGTCCGTGAACTGCAATCGAATATCCAGTTTGATAGTCAGACGGGCAGCTATGATTTGAGTAAATTGAATTTTGCCACTGTGAGTCGAATGCGAAAAACATTAGGAAAAGCGAGTGCAACTGATACGACAACCTATGATTTTGCGAGTTATAGAAAAGTGAAACAAGGCGGCATGTGGATTCTTTCAAAAGATGGTAAAGTGGATATTAAAGCAACAGAGGCTTATAATACAGCGAACTTTAACGGCGAGTTACCAAAAGAAAGTAACCAAGCCACGGAAGAAGGCGAGTTGTTAAAAGCCACACTAAAATCACTGAAGCAAAATAAAGATCCGATAACTGGTCAGGAAATAAGTAAGGCTCAGAGTTTTGGGATTTTAACCTCATTAGTTTTTGGCTATGCAACGAAAGGGTATCGAGGGAAGAAGCTAACAATATCGAAAAATACATTGATAAAATTGAGACAAACCGACAAAACGGTTATAGAAAGGGTTAAGAAAACTAGCAGAATTGACTATGAAGAAATTGTTAAAAAAGGTAGTAAAATGCCTAAACATATCATCGTGGAAAATAAACAAAGTCTTCCAGGAAAAGCTATGTCCAATTCCTCGGCTGATTTGTTAAATCCCGATGGAAGTGTAAAACAAAGAAGATATTATGATGAAAAGGGCAGAGCTAAAGAAGATATAGATTTTAACCATTCAGACGATGGAACTCACGAATTTCCACATAGACATGAGTGGGATTGGGATAGAAAACCGCCAAGAAAGCCATCTAAATAA
- a CDS encoding NUDIX domain-containing protein has translation MTEEFVKKEDALKNYNAKEFRTPDGYTSDMILTTVKEWNGQQTLHILLIKRGLTNAEGRPNIEGGKWAVPGGFVEEGESAEQTAERELEEETSLTNIPLIPFGVYDKPGRDPRGWIISRAFYAIVPPEALEKRAAGDDAAEIGLFPMTEALELPLAFDHLDMLKKAFNAITEEFLLTTAIRDFLPETFSAELLYQTLSGCTKPGILPDEDEFMSNMEYLPYLEKVGELYRFNADAEAGSIYF, from the coding sequence ATGACAGAAGAATTTGTGAAAAAAGAAGATGCGCTAAAAAATTATAATGCGAAGGAATTTCGTACACCTGATGGCTATACAAGTGATATGATTTTAACTACTGTAAAAGAATGGAATGGGCAACAAACATTGCATATTCTATTGATTAAGCGAGGACTGACGAATGCAGAAGGTAGACCGAATATCGAAGGCGGAAAATGGGCAGTTCCAGGTGGATTTGTTGAAGAAGGCGAGTCTGCAGAACAAACAGCAGAACGTGAATTAGAAGAGGAAACAAGTTTGACAAATATTCCGCTGATTCCTTTTGGAGTATATGACAAACCTGGGCGTGATCCTCGTGGTTGGATAATTTCGCGTGCTTTTTATGCGATTGTACCACCAGAAGCTTTGGAAAAACGTGCGGCTGGCGATGATGCAGCGGAAATTGGTCTCTTTCCAATGACGGAAGCATTAGAATTACCATTAGCATTTGATCACTTAGATATGTTGAAAAAAGCATTTAACGCAATTACCGAAGAATTTTTACTTACAACGGCGATTCGCGATTTTCTACCAGAAACTTTTTCAGCTGAATTACTTTATCAAACCTTGAGTGGATGCACAAAGCCGGGTATATTACCTGATGAAGATGAATTTATGAGCAATATGGAGTATTTACCGTATTTAGAAAAAGTAGGCGAATTATACCGATTTAATGCCGATGCAGAAGCGGGAAGTATTTATTTTTAA
- a CDS encoding ribose-phosphate diphosphokinase — protein sequence MAGKMKLFSVTSERPLATKIADYLDIPLCEVELQKFSDGEVKVNIEESIRGTNAYVVQSMNANVNERLMELLIMVDALKRASVHSINIIMPYYGYARQDRKARSREPITAKLMANLIQRAGADRLITVDLHAAQIQGFFNIPIDHLSAVPLIGDYLIEKYGNEDVVVVAPDHSGVVRARRIADRLNAPIAILNRKPRPHEDEIMSVIGDVKGKVAIVVDDIIDTGVRATTSADILLEKGALEVIACATHSVMAGNATERLQNSRIKEVITSDSIDLPEEKQFDKLTTISIGRILGRAIEGVQENRSLHPLF from the coding sequence ATGGCAGGCAAAATGAAACTTTTTTCTGTGACGAGTGAGAGACCACTTGCGACAAAAATTGCAGATTATTTAGATATACCTTTATGTGAGGTGGAGCTTCAGAAGTTCAGTGACGGAGAAGTAAAAGTTAATATTGAGGAGAGTATCCGCGGGACGAATGCGTATGTAGTGCAATCCATGAACGCAAACGTCAATGAACGCTTAATGGAACTTTTAATTATGGTAGATGCTTTAAAACGTGCTTCCGTTCACTCAATCAATATAATTATGCCTTATTATGGCTATGCTCGTCAGGACAGAAAAGCACGCTCAAGAGAACCTATAACTGCCAAATTAATGGCAAATCTTATCCAACGTGCAGGTGCTGATCGTTTAATCACAGTTGATTTGCATGCAGCTCAGATTCAGGGCTTTTTCAATATTCCAATCGATCATCTTTCAGCAGTTCCGCTTATTGGTGATTATTTGATAGAAAAATATGGAAATGAGGATGTTGTAGTAGTTGCGCCTGACCATAGTGGTGTAGTTCGTGCGCGTAGAATTGCTGACAGACTAAATGCTCCTATAGCCATTTTAAACCGTAAACCACGACCACACGAAGATGAAATTATGAGTGTGATTGGCGATGTCAAAGGTAAAGTTGCGATAGTTGTCGATGATATTATCGATACCGGAGTTCGCGCTACGACCTCAGCTGATATTTTACTCGAAAAAGGTGCGCTAGAAGTTATAGCCTGCGCAACCCATTCAGTTATGGCTGGAAACGCTACTGAACGCTTGCAAAACTCAAGAATCAAAGAAGTCATCACATCCGACTCCATTGATTTACCAGAAGAAAAACAATTCGATAAATTAACTACTATCTCCATCGGTCGAATTCTAGGTCGCGCAATTGAAGGCGTACAAGAAAACCGTTCATTACATCCGTTATTTTAA
- a CDS encoding SGNH/GDSL hydrolase family protein, protein MKKLLFLGDSVTDAGRDFENDHELGHGYVKLIANKLGQEDVTILNRGVSANRVADLHRRIEADAISLAPDVVTIMIGINDTWFSFSRWEDTSLTAFKEVYRVILNRIKEETNAELILMEPFVLPYPEDRKEWRGDLDPKIGAVRELAAEFGATLIPLDGLMNALAIKHGPTYLAEDGVHPTEAGHEAIASIWLEFTK, encoded by the coding sequence ATGAAGAAGTTACTTTTTTTAGGGGATAGTGTGACAGATGCAGGGCGCGATTTTGAAAATGACCATGAATTAGGGCATGGTTATGTGAAATTAATTGCAAATAAGCTTGGACAGGAAGACGTCACTATTTTAAATCGTGGTGTTAGTGCGAACCGGGTGGCGGATTTACATCGCCGTATCGAGGCAGATGCAATTTCTCTTGCGCCTGATGTAGTAACGATTATGATTGGTATAAATGATACATGGTTTAGCTTTAGTAGATGGGAAGATACTTCGCTGACCGCTTTTAAAGAAGTATATCGTGTGATTTTGAACCGGATTAAAGAAGAAACCAATGCAGAACTGATTTTAATGGAGCCTTTTGTGCTGCCTTATCCAGAAGATCGGAAAGAATGGCGCGGCGACCTTGATCCAAAAATTGGTGCTGTGCGGGAACTTGCGGCGGAATTTGGTGCAACACTTATTCCTCTGGATGGCCTGATGAATGCTTTGGCAATTAAACATGGGCCGACATATTTGGCAGAAGACGGTGTTCATCCTACAGAAGCAGGACATGAAGCCATTGCATCTATTTGGTTAGAGTTCACAAAATAA
- the aroD gene encoding type I 3-dehydroquinate dehydratase encodes MNKVVVKNVTFGEGAPKICVPMVGKTVAALKEEAEMLKTIDLDVVEWRVDFYEDVKDLAKVETALDEIRVVLPETPILFTFRSAKEGGELAVSDEFYFELNETLARTGKIDLVDVELFNEEADVLRLIETAHKHDVKVVMSNHDFDKTPAKEEIVSRLTRMEALGADLPKIAVMPKSATDVLTLLDATNTVSEKADQPIITMSMAGTGVISRLAGEVFGSAMTFGAAKKASAPGQIDVNELRHVLDLLHKQF; translated from the coding sequence ATGAATAAAGTAGTTGTTAAGAATGTGACGTTTGGTGAAGGTGCGCCAAAAATTTGTGTACCAATGGTCGGTAAAACAGTTGCCGCTCTTAAAGAAGAAGCAGAAATGCTAAAAACAATTGATTTGGACGTTGTAGAATGGCGCGTTGATTTTTATGAGGACGTAAAAGATTTAGCAAAAGTGGAAACTGCGCTAGACGAAATTCGCGTAGTTTTACCAGAAACACCCATTTTATTCACTTTCCGCAGTGCAAAAGAAGGCGGCGAACTAGCTGTTAGTGACGAATTTTATTTTGAATTAAATGAAACACTAGCAAGAACTGGCAAAATTGATTTAGTTGATGTGGAACTTTTCAATGAAGAAGCGGATGTTCTTCGCTTGATTGAAACAGCCCACAAACATGATGTAAAAGTAGTTATGTCTAACCATGATTTTGATAAAACTCCTGCGAAAGAAGAAATCGTTTCTCGTTTAACTCGCATGGAAGCTCTTGGCGCGGATTTGCCGAAAATCGCTGTTATGCCAAAATCTGCTACAGACGTTTTAACTTTACTCGATGCAACGAATACCGTATCTGAAAAGGCGGACCAACCAATCATTACTATGTCGATGGCAGGAACAGGCGTAATTAGTCGTCTTGCTGGCGAAGTATTTGGTTCCGCAATGACATTTGGAGCAGCGAAAAAAGCATCTGCCCCTGGTCAAATTGATGTCAATGAATTACGCCATGTGCTTGATTTATTGCATAAACAATTTTAA
- the rpmF gene encoding 50S ribosomal protein L32 has protein sequence MAVPARRTSKAKKNKRRTHKGLTAPGLSRDSETGEYRMSHRISPDGTYKGRTIIEK, from the coding sequence ATGGCAGTTCCAGCTAGACGTACGTCCAAAGCGAAGAAAAACAAGCGCCGTACGCATAAAGGCTTAACAGCACCAGGTTTGAGTCGTGATAGTGAAACAGGCGAATACCGCATGTCACACCGCATCTCACCAGACGGCACTTATAAAGGTCGTACAATTATCGAAAAATAA
- a CDS encoding NAD(P)/FAD-dependent oxidoreductase — protein sequence MTDYPSIFEPLTVKRMTIKNRVIMPPMGTNLAGLNGEFLEEHMNYYEQRAKGGTGLITIENACVDFPYGTNGTTQLRIDNDQYIPGFYKLTERLHKHGTCVSIQINHAGASAYPARLNGLQPVSASDIPSKKGGAVPRPLTVEEIYEIVSKYGDAARRAQQAGFDAVEIHGGHSYLLCQFLSPLYNKRTDEFGGTPENRARIVKLILEKVREEVGPFFPIVLRFSADEFTEGGNHLEDILELLDYCQEEADILNVSAAINDNLYLQIDQMNLEDGWRSYLAKAVKDKFNKPTITSGNIRSPKAAEKILSEGYADLLAMGRGLIAEPNWVNKVASGQEEMLRKCISCNIGCADHRISKSKPIRCTVNPDIIHEDKYQETKVTRPTNVVVIGGGTAGLEAACTAAEVGCNTTLIEANEQTGGLARAIANLPDKSRIADFPNYLANRAEKLTNLKIITGTKADTALIDTFNPDVVVNATGSKPLLPPIKGLLDVIDKEGSKVHSIFGLISNMEDFTEFSNKKVAVIGGGAVGLDVVEYFSERGSDVTIVEMMPLLGKDLDMITRLSMMDIIEKNHVDVQTETALTEVAADHFKVKHDGVDAEIPFDYGFVCLGMRPERPLMEELTAYGKEKQIEIVNIGDSVATRKILEGVREGRNILTTLEKIGSL from the coding sequence ATGACAGATTATCCGAGTATTTTTGAACCTTTAACAGTAAAACGAATGACCATTAAAAACCGTGTGATTATGCCGCCGATGGGGACAAACCTAGCTGGATTAAATGGCGAATTTTTAGAAGAACATATGAATTACTACGAACAACGCGCAAAAGGTGGAACAGGTCTGATAACGATTGAAAACGCTTGTGTAGATTTTCCTTATGGTACAAACGGGACTACGCAACTTAGAATTGATAATGACCAATATATTCCTGGATTCTACAAATTAACAGAACGTCTGCATAAACATGGAACTTGTGTATCTATTCAAATTAATCACGCCGGAGCATCTGCATATCCAGCGCGTTTGAATGGACTTCAACCAGTTTCTGCGTCAGATATACCGTCTAAAAAAGGTGGAGCAGTTCCTCGTCCGCTTACAGTAGAAGAAATTTATGAAATCGTAAGTAAATACGGGGATGCAGCAAGACGCGCCCAACAAGCTGGTTTTGATGCAGTCGAAATCCATGGTGGACACTCATACTTGCTATGCCAATTTTTATCACCTCTTTATAATAAACGAACAGATGAATTTGGTGGAACGCCAGAAAATCGCGCACGTATTGTTAAATTAATCTTAGAAAAAGTTCGCGAGGAAGTTGGTCCATTTTTCCCAATCGTGCTGCGTTTTAGTGCAGATGAATTTACAGAAGGTGGTAACCATTTAGAAGATATTTTGGAACTCTTAGATTATTGCCAAGAAGAAGCGGATATTTTGAATGTATCAGCAGCAATTAATGATAATTTATATTTACAAATTGACCAAATGAACTTGGAAGATGGTTGGAGAAGCTACCTTGCAAAAGCAGTGAAAGATAAATTTAACAAACCAACTATTACTTCTGGAAACATTCGCAGTCCAAAAGCAGCGGAAAAGATTTTGTCAGAAGGATACGCTGATTTACTTGCGATGGGACGTGGCTTAATTGCTGAGCCTAACTGGGTAAACAAAGTGGCATCTGGGCAAGAAGAAATGCTTAGAAAATGTATTTCCTGTAATATCGGTTGTGCGGATCACCGGATTTCGAAGTCTAAACCAATTCGTTGTACAGTAAATCCAGATATTATTCATGAAGATAAATACCAAGAAACAAAAGTAACTCGTCCTACCAATGTAGTTGTTATTGGCGGCGGAACAGCAGGGCTTGAAGCAGCTTGTACGGCAGCAGAAGTTGGCTGTAACACAACGCTAATTGAAGCAAATGAACAAACTGGTGGCTTGGCGCGAGCGATTGCTAATCTTCCAGACAAAAGTAGAATTGCCGACTTCCCTAATTATTTAGCGAACCGAGCAGAAAAATTAACCAATTTAAAAATTATTACTGGCACTAAAGCTGATACTGCGCTTATTGATACATTTAATCCTGATGTGGTAGTAAATGCCACAGGCTCCAAACCATTACTTCCACCAATTAAAGGTTTGCTTGACGTGATTGACAAAGAAGGCAGTAAAGTTCACTCGATTTTCGGACTTATTTCGAATATGGAAGACTTTACCGAATTTAGTAACAAGAAAGTAGCAGTTATCGGCGGAGGTGCAGTTGGACTTGATGTTGTCGAGTACTTCTCAGAACGTGGCTCAGATGTTACAATTGTAGAAATGATGCCACTCCTTGGAAAAGACTTAGATATGATTACGCGACTTTCCATGATGGATATTATTGAGAAAAACCATGTGGATGTGCAAACAGAAACAGCTCTAACAGAAGTAGCAGCTGATCATTTCAAAGTGAAGCATGACGGAGTAGACGCCGAGATTCCATTTGATTATGGCTTTGTTTGTCTAGGAATGCGACCAGAACGCCCACTTATGGAAGAACTGACAGCATATGGAAAAGAAAAACAAATTGAAATTGTTAATATTGGCGATAGCGTAGCGACAAGAAAAATCTTGGAAGGCGTTCGCGAAGGAAGAAATATTTTAACTACATTAGAAAAAATAGGCTCTTTGTAA
- a CDS encoding LysR family transcriptional regulator, with protein MNLRQLYYFKKLAEKEHYTIAAAELSITQPSLSHSIAELERELGVYLFEKQGRNIRLTKYGRFYLTYVEKSLAELEKGEKLLHELTSPSHGNIDLGFIYTMGSHTVPELVQNFTKDEKHKDITFSFFQGATKSIIPDLKNEKFDLAICSYVENEPDIEFLPLTKQELVIVVAENHPLAKFDSINLEDTADYSYIFFSDTSGLRPLIDSLFAEINIQPKIGCYVEEDTAMVGLVSVDYGISIMPKISSLAHYNVKVLSINKPKHDRFIYLASLKNHYISPASKAFKDFALRYGEKHFL; from the coding sequence ATGAATTTGCGTCAATTATACTATTTTAAAAAACTCGCTGAAAAAGAACATTATACGATTGCTGCTGCCGAATTATCCATTACCCAACCTAGTTTAAGCCACTCTATCGCAGAACTCGAACGCGAACTTGGGGTTTATTTATTCGAAAAACAGGGGCGCAATATCCGACTGACGAAATATGGTCGTTTCTATTTAACTTATGTAGAAAAATCTCTCGCCGAACTAGAAAAAGGAGAAAAGCTTTTACATGAATTAACCAGTCCTTCTCACGGAAACATTGATTTAGGCTTCATTTATACGATGGGTTCTCACACGGTTCCAGAACTCGTCCAAAATTTTACAAAAGATGAAAAACATAAAGATATCACTTTTTCCTTTTTCCAAGGTGCTACAAAATCAATTATTCCAGACTTAAAAAACGAAAAATTTGATCTAGCTATCTGTTCCTATGTTGAGAACGAACCCGATATTGAATTTTTACCATTAACCAAACAAGAGCTTGTTATTGTTGTAGCTGAAAACCATCCTCTCGCTAAATTTGATTCGATTAATTTAGAAGACACTGCAGATTATTCGTATATTTTCTTTTCTGATACAAGTGGCCTTAGACCGCTCATTGATTCTCTTTTTGCGGAAATAAATATTCAACCAAAAATCGGTTGTTATGTGGAAGAAGATACCGCAATGGTTGGTCTTGTAAGCGTTGATTATGGTATTTCTATCATGCCAAAAATTTCCTCACTCGCGCATTATAACGTCAAAGTTTTATCAATCAATAAACCAAAACACGACCGTTTTATCTATTTAGCAAGTTTAAAAAATCATTATATCTCGCCCGCATCTAAAGCTTTCAAAGATTTTGCTTTACGTTACGGTGAAAAACATTTCTTATAA
- a CDS encoding DMT family transporter, which yields MQNEKAPVGLYFLLIAVMASWGFNVTMTKVLVSYFPTVTMTSFRIFTAAITVIIILFITKKLRLPTKRELGLIFLASIFNIVIHHFFLSNGLRLTTGTNAGLILGSAPIIVAIFSVIFLRERIGAWRAVGFLAGIFGVSLVVLSNGTGISGISLGDIAIFIAMASQAFSFIIIKKLAGSMDTGLMTGYMLFLGSVMLFALSRFMEPNGMSELVAVHSWKLWLLFVVSAVVATAFGNFVYNFAVGKIGPSRSAIFMNFNPLFSLIGALLFLGESIKVPQLIGFIFIIIGVLLGSGALMDLIYERKKIKVRDPEKLLEKEV from the coding sequence TTGCAGAATGAAAAAGCACCAGTGGGACTTTATTTTTTATTAATTGCAGTAATGGCCAGTTGGGGATTTAATGTAACGATGACGAAGGTATTAGTCAGTTATTTTCCAACTGTTACGATGACATCTTTTCGGATTTTCACTGCAGCAATTACCGTTATTATTATTTTATTTATCACGAAAAAATTACGCTTACCTACAAAACGGGAGCTAGGGTTAATTTTTCTTGCTAGTATTTTTAATATTGTTATTCATCATTTTTTCTTATCGAACGGGCTTCGGCTGACGACGGGTACAAATGCGGGACTTATACTTGGTTCTGCCCCAATTATTGTTGCGATTTTTTCTGTGATTTTTCTTCGTGAACGAATTGGTGCTTGGCGTGCGGTTGGTTTTTTAGCGGGGATTTTTGGTGTGAGTTTGGTCGTTCTTTCTAATGGAACCGGAATAAGTGGGATTTCACTTGGGGATATTGCTATTTTTATTGCGATGGCTTCTCAGGCATTTAGTTTTATTATTATTAAAAAGCTCGCAGGATCGATGGATACGGGGTTAATGACGGGATATATGCTATTCCTTGGCTCGGTTATGTTGTTTGCTTTAAGTCGCTTCATGGAGCCAAATGGCATGTCAGAATTAGTGGCGGTTCATTCATGGAAGTTATGGCTCTTGTTTGTTGTTTCAGCAGTCGTTGCTACGGCGTTTGGCAATTTTGTATATAACTTTGCGGTCGGGAAAATTGGACCTTCACGCTCAGCTATTTTTATGAATTTTAATCCATTATTTTCTCTTATTGGCGCACTGCTTTTCCTAGGGGAATCAATCAAAGTCCCGCAATTAATTGGATTTATTTTTATAATTATTGGCGTCTTGCTTGGATCAGGAGCTCTAATGGATCTTATTTATGAACGCAAAAAAATAAAGGTACGTGATCCTGAAAAGCTTCTCGAAAAAGAAGTTTGA
- a CDS encoding shikimate dehydrogenase, whose protein sequence is MTNKITERITGHTELIGLIATPIRHSLSPTMHNEAFAKLGLDYVYLAFEVGDKELKDVVQGFRAMNLRGWNVSMPNKTNIHKYLDKLSPAAELVGAVNTVVNDDGVLTGHITDGTGYMRALKEAGHDIIGKKMTICGAGGAATAICIQAALDGVKEISIFNRKDDFYANAEKTVEKINSKTDCKAQLFDIEDHEQLRKEIAESVIFTNATGVGMKPFEGETLLPSADMLRPELIVSDVVYKPTKTRLLEIAEEQGCQTLNGLGMMLWQGAKAFEIWTHKEMPVDYIKEILF, encoded by the coding sequence ATGACAAACAAAATCACGGAAAGAATTACAGGACACACAGAATTAATCGGGTTAATTGCCACTCCAATCAGACACAGTTTATCACCAACAATGCACAACGAAGCTTTTGCAAAACTGGGACTTGATTATGTATACCTTGCTTTTGAAGTTGGAGACAAAGAATTAAAAGATGTCGTTCAAGGATTCCGCGCAATGAATTTACGTGGCTGGAACGTTTCTATGCCAAACAAAACGAATATCCATAAATACTTAGATAAACTTTCTCCAGCGGCTGAACTTGTTGGAGCAGTAAATACTGTTGTTAATGATGATGGTGTATTAACTGGCCACATTACAGATGGAACTGGTTATATGCGTGCTTTAAAAGAAGCAGGACATGATATTATCGGCAAAAAAATGACAATCTGTGGCGCTGGTGGTGCGGCAACAGCTATTTGCATCCAAGCAGCTCTTGATGGTGTGAAAGAAATCTCGATTTTCAATAGAAAAGATGATTTTTACGCTAATGCAGAGAAAACAGTAGAAAAAATCAATTCCAAAACAGATTGTAAAGCACAATTATTTGATATCGAAGACCATGAACAATTGCGTAAAGAAATTGCTGAAAGTGTTATTTTCACGAATGCAACTGGTGTTGGTATGAAACCTTTCGAAGGAGAAACACTTTTACCAAGTGCGGATATGCTTCGTCCAGAATTAATCGTTTCAGATGTTGTCTACAAACCAACCAAAACAAGATTGCTTGAAATTGCGGAAGAACAAGGCTGCCAAACACTTAACGGCTTAGGCATGATGCTGTGGCAAGGTGCGAAAGCTTTCGAAATTTGGACACACAAAGAAATGCCAGTAGATTACATTAAAGAAATCCTATTTTAA
- a CDS encoding DUF896 domain-containing protein, protein MKLLLKNINELAAKQKSEGLTAFEKERQAALRQEYLKKIRGTVQDNLHHVTIIDPLGDDVTPKKLKEIQAELRG, encoded by the coding sequence ATGAAATTGTTATTAAAAAATATTAATGAACTTGCTGCAAAACAAAAAAGTGAAGGATTAACTGCTTTTGAAAAAGAAAGACAAGCTGCCCTTCGTCAAGAATACTTGAAAAAAATAAGAGGGACAGTGCAAGATAATTTACATCATGTAACGATTATTGATCCACTCGGAGACGATGTAACTCCAAAAAAACTAAAAGAAATCCAAGCCGAATTAAGAGGCTGA
- a CDS encoding nitroreductase family protein — protein sequence MIEKTIMERRSIKKANDAPISRETVNTILEQAAFAPFHSKVEPWNVYVLHTLAEKERYIEKIIAFNEREQGVTFSEDEVADLKAGYAKKIITPPYLLIVTTNIIGHGKKDFESIGATSAFIQNIQLLGWEAGIGMIWRSNRFIFDAKFADDLGIPSEQKIVGTLHLTSLAEVPDAKPRRPLNEWVKDLADL from the coding sequence ATGATTGAAAAAACAATAATGGAACGTCGCAGCATTAAAAAAGCGAACGACGCGCCGATTTCAAGAGAAACAGTAAATACTATTTTGGAGCAAGCAGCCTTTGCACCTTTTCATAGTAAAGTAGAGCCATGGAATGTTTATGTACTACACACGCTTGCCGAAAAAGAGCGTTATATTGAGAAAATTATTGCATTTAATGAGCGCGAACAAGGGGTTACTTTCTCAGAAGATGAGGTTGCAGATTTAAAAGCGGGTTATGCGAAGAAAATTATTACGCCGCCGTACTTACTCATTGTGACGACGAACATTATCGGTCATGGGAAAAAAGATTTCGAATCCATTGGAGCGACTAGTGCGTTTATTCAAAATATCCAACTGCTTGGTTGGGAAGCGGGAATTGGCATGATTTGGCGGTCGAATAGATTTATTTTTGATGCGAAATTTGCTGACGATTTAGGTATTCCTTCTGAACAAAAAATTGTTGGAACCTTGCATCTAACTAGCTTAGCGGAAGTTCCTGATGCAAAACCGCGTCGACCTTTGAATGAATGGGTGAAGGATTTAGCGGATTTGTAA